A region from the Nocardioides plantarum genome encodes:
- a CDS encoding alkaline phosphatase: MAALAATATLGVTAATAGTGGPALRADSGFTEDRSADLAKAIDPAKPKNVILIIGDGMDDSIITAARNYTYGAGGRFPALDSLPFTGAMTTYGLKVGAGPDYPIAYVSDSAPTASGWSTGKKTVDSRLSQGPSAASNIPGENYETVLEKYQTQGKLVGNISTAEITDATPAAAASHISQRACQGPTDMTACAVEKKSATPAGLGSIAEQLVDHKIDVLMGGGKNRFVQATDAGPTVLDSAATKGYRLVEDSSQMNAVTSLEGGPVLGLFAPANMTTRFAPMVATATGAGGPYASCANADRGDQPDFSRMTRKAIELLDNDKGFFLQAESAMVDKQEHSADICGAIGDVVELDEAVQEALNFQADNPDTLILVTADHGHSTQIIPAAANAKLSTTLMTADGDPMTVGYSTAEAGQSQSHTGTQVRVAASGPQGANVTGVIDQTDLFATLLGRTPSELPPGEPAPSTPLKPAVQVAAATSVKASSLRNGLAVSVAASGAKKVTVTLSNHGRVLVTRALYSNGGDALLKTAQKVSGTLVVKVVATGDGGSATDTRNVRTTS; the protein is encoded by the coding sequence GTGGCCGCGCTTGCCGCCACCGCCACCCTCGGCGTGACCGCGGCGACCGCCGGCACCGGCGGCCCGGCACTCCGGGCCGACAGCGGCTTCACCGAGGACCGCTCCGCCGACCTCGCCAAGGCCATCGACCCGGCCAAGCCGAAGAACGTCATCCTCATCATCGGCGACGGGATGGACGACTCGATCATCACCGCGGCGCGCAACTACACCTACGGCGCGGGCGGCCGCTTCCCGGCCCTCGACTCGCTTCCCTTCACGGGGGCGATGACGACGTACGGCCTCAAGGTCGGCGCCGGACCCGACTACCCGATCGCCTACGTCTCCGACTCGGCCCCCACCGCCAGCGGCTGGTCGACCGGCAAGAAGACCGTCGACAGCCGGCTGTCGCAGGGTCCCAGCGCCGCGTCCAACATCCCCGGCGAGAACTACGAGACGGTCCTCGAGAAGTACCAGACGCAGGGCAAGCTCGTCGGCAACATCTCGACCGCGGAGATCACCGACGCGACGCCGGCAGCAGCCGCCTCGCACATCAGCCAGCGCGCGTGCCAGGGCCCGACCGACATGACGGCCTGCGCCGTGGAGAAGAAGTCGGCCACGCCCGCGGGCCTCGGCTCCATCGCCGAGCAGCTCGTCGACCACAAGATCGACGTCCTCATGGGCGGCGGCAAGAACCGCTTCGTGCAGGCGACCGACGCCGGGCCGACCGTGCTCGACAGCGCCGCGACCAAGGGCTACCGCCTGGTCGAGGACTCCAGCCAGATGAACGCCGTCACCTCGCTCGAGGGCGGACCGGTGCTCGGTCTCTTCGCACCCGCCAACATGACCACGCGCTTCGCTCCGATGGTGGCCACGGCCACCGGTGCGGGCGGCCCCTACGCGTCGTGCGCCAACGCCGACCGCGGCGACCAGCCCGACTTCTCGCGGATGACCCGCAAGGCGATCGAGCTGCTCGACAACGACAAGGGCTTCTTCCTGCAGGCCGAGAGCGCCATGGTCGACAAGCAGGAGCACTCCGCCGACATCTGCGGCGCGATCGGTGACGTCGTCGAGCTCGACGAGGCCGTCCAGGAGGCCCTGAACTTCCAGGCCGACAACCCGGACACCCTCATCCTCGTCACCGCCGACCACGGCCACTCGACGCAGATCATCCCCGCCGCGGCCAACGCCAAGCTGAGCACGACGCTGATGACGGCCGACGGCGACCCGATGACGGTCGGCTACTCGACCGCCGAGGCCGGTCAGTCGCAGAGCCACACCGGCACCCAGGTCCGCGTGGCCGCGTCCGGCCCGCAGGGCGCCAACGTCACCGGCGTCATCGACCAGACCGACCTGTTCGCCACCCTGCTCGGCCGTACGCCGAGCGAGCTGCCGCCCGGTGAGCCCGCCCCCTCGACGCCGCTCAAGCCGGCCGTCCAGGTCGCCGCGGCGACGTCGGTCAAGGCGTCCTCGCTGCGCAACGGCCTCGCGGTCTCCGTGGCGGCCTCGGGCGCCAAGAAGGTCACGGTCACGCTGTCCAACCACGGCCGGGTCCTGGTCACCCGGGCGCTCTACAGCAACGGCGGCGACGCCCTGCTGAAGACGGCCCAGAAGGTCAGCGGCACGCTGGTCGTCAAGGTCGTCGCCACCGGCGACGGCGGCTCGGCGACCGACACGCGGAACGTGCGCACCACGAGCTGA
- a CDS encoding AraC family transcriptional regulator ligand-binding domain-containing protein, with translation MRLEPAAADWTFTRTVAGVAVLCRYAAAHGLDARRCLSGTGLDPEQLADPDREVTAAQELRVVRTLRRELGEVGLAVGATYSASTFGAFGYAVQSSRTVLDAMATAAHFIDLSFAFALPRAEVAGERVVVEHDGTGLPRDVRRFLLERDAEAVRRVLDGLVPGGVGAVLEVSGDRASVVFEADQLDRPLPDRSAEGLRTAEAVCRDVVDRRRARTGLAADVRVLVTQRLRDGAPMPDVAAALGWTERTLRRRLAQEGVGYRELVDEVRSSMAAALTARRATLPVADLAARLGYASAPAYLHARARWDR, from the coding sequence ATGCGTCTCGAGCCGGCCGCCGCGGACTGGACGTTCACGCGCACCGTCGCGGGGGTCGCCGTGCTGTGCCGGTACGCCGCCGCGCACGGTCTCGACGCACGACGGTGCCTCAGCGGCACCGGCCTGGACCCCGAGCAGCTGGCCGACCCCGACCGCGAGGTGACCGCCGCCCAGGAGCTGCGGGTGGTCCGCACCCTGCGCCGCGAGCTGGGCGAGGTCGGGCTCGCGGTGGGGGCGACGTACTCGGCGAGCACCTTCGGTGCCTTCGGGTACGCCGTGCAGTCCTCGCGCACGGTGCTCGACGCGATGGCGACCGCGGCGCACTTCATCGACCTGTCGTTCGCCTTCGCGCTCCCGCGGGCCGAGGTCGCGGGGGAGCGGGTGGTGGTCGAGCACGACGGTACGGGCCTGCCCCGCGACGTACGCCGGTTCCTGCTGGAGCGCGACGCCGAGGCCGTGCGTCGGGTGCTGGACGGCCTGGTGCCCGGCGGGGTGGGCGCGGTCCTGGAGGTCTCGGGTGACCGGGCGTCGGTCGTCTTCGAGGCCGACCAGCTCGACCGTCCGCTGCCCGACCGGAGCGCCGAGGGACTGCGTACCGCCGAGGCGGTGTGCCGCGACGTGGTCGACCGTCGCCGGGCCCGCACCGGGTTGGCTGCCGACGTCCGGGTCCTGGTGACGCAACGGCTGCGCGACGGCGCCCCGATGCCCGACGTCGCGGCCGCGCTCGGCTGGACCGAGCGGACCCTGCGCCGTCGCCTGGCCCAGGAAGGCGTCGGCTACCGCGAGCTCGTCGACGAGGTGCGCTCCTCGATGGCGGCCGCGCTCACCGCCCGGCGGGCCACGCTGCCCGTGGCCGACCTGGCGGCCCGGCTCGGCTACGCGAGTGCGCCGGCCTACCTGCACGCGCGCGCGAGGTGGGACCGGTGA
- a CDS encoding flavin-containing monooxygenase, translating into MADNNSPRVVVIGAGFGGLGAARALRERGVTDITVLERADAIGGVWRDNTYPDAACDVPSPLYSWSWAVNPRWDRRYAKQPEILAYLRDAAEREGLTGLVVTGAEVVSCTWDDDAAVWHVGCADETTYDAEVVVSALGQLSNPVVPRIPGIDDFAGPAFHSAQWRHDVDLTGRRVAVIGTGASAIQLVPGIVDRVGALTVFQRSAPYVVPKPDQQYKPHHHRAFARWPALLQAERRTVFWASEKLNAALGGQVRWSKAFLATIRVAWRLHLRRQVPDAALRARLVPDYEIGCKRILFSNDWYPALSREHVDVVTGAVTGVEPSGVRTEDGTLHEADVIVWGTGFAATGFLAGVAVTGVDGADLHQHWADGAHAHLGVTVPGFPNFFCIYGPNTNLGGSSIISMMEAQAGYVAEAVSQLGDGTRTIEVLPEVAEAYDREMQTRLRASAWNGCDSWYVDGSRITTNWPGRVSEYQRRTANVDWDELAAR; encoded by the coding sequence ATGGCAGACAACAACAGCCCTCGGGTCGTCGTCATCGGAGCCGGGTTCGGCGGCCTCGGCGCGGCGCGGGCGCTGCGCGAGCGCGGCGTCACCGACATCACGGTGCTCGAGCGGGCCGACGCGATCGGCGGGGTGTGGCGCGACAACACCTATCCCGACGCGGCGTGCGACGTGCCCTCACCGCTCTACTCGTGGTCGTGGGCGGTCAACCCGAGGTGGGACCGCCGCTACGCCAAGCAGCCCGAGATCCTGGCCTACCTGCGCGACGCGGCCGAGCGCGAGGGACTCACCGGCCTCGTCGTCACCGGCGCCGAGGTCGTCTCGTGCACCTGGGACGACGACGCCGCGGTCTGGCACGTCGGGTGCGCCGACGAGACGACGTACGACGCGGAGGTGGTCGTCTCGGCGCTCGGCCAGCTCTCCAACCCGGTCGTCCCGCGCATCCCCGGCATCGACGACTTCGCGGGCCCGGCGTTCCACTCCGCGCAGTGGCGCCACGACGTCGACCTCACCGGCCGGCGGGTGGCGGTCATCGGCACCGGCGCCAGCGCGATCCAGCTCGTGCCCGGCATCGTCGACCGGGTGGGGGCGCTGACGGTGTTCCAGCGCTCCGCGCCGTACGTCGTCCCGAAGCCCGACCAGCAGTACAAGCCCCACCACCACCGGGCCTTCGCCCGCTGGCCGGCCCTGCTGCAGGCCGAGCGCCGGACCGTCTTCTGGGCCAGCGAGAAGCTCAACGCCGCCCTCGGCGGCCAGGTCCGCTGGTCGAAGGCGTTCCTGGCGACGATCCGCGTGGCGTGGAGGCTGCACCTGCGGCGCCAGGTGCCCGACGCCGCCCTGCGCGCCAGGCTCGTGCCCGACTACGAGATCGGCTGCAAGCGGATCCTGTTCTCCAACGACTGGTACCCCGCCCTGTCCCGCGAGCACGTCGACGTCGTGACCGGCGCGGTGACCGGCGTCGAGCCCTCCGGCGTACGCACCGAGGACGGCACGCTGCACGAGGCCGACGTGATCGTCTGGGGCACCGGCTTCGCCGCGACCGGTTTCCTCGCCGGCGTCGCCGTGACCGGCGTCGACGGCGCCGACCTGCACCAGCACTGGGCCGACGGCGCCCACGCCCACCTCGGTGTGACCGTGCCGGGCTTTCCCAACTTCTTCTGCATCTACGGCCCCAACACCAACCTCGGCGGCAGCTCGATCATCTCCATGATGGAGGCCCAGGCGGGCTACGTCGCCGAGGCGGTCTCGCAGCTCGGCGACGGCACGCGCACCATCGAGGTGCTGCCCGAGGTGGCCGAGGCCTACGACCGCGAGATGCAGACCCGGCTGCGGGCCTCGGCCTGGAACGGCTGCGACAGCTGGTACGTCGACGGCTCCCGCATCACCACCAACTGGCCGGGCCGGGTCTCGGAGTACCAGCGGCGCACCGCCAACGTCGACTGGGACGAGCTGGCGGCGCGGTAA
- a CDS encoding antibiotic biosynthesis monooxygenase family protein, whose translation MTTIKINAITVPAGSGDELAHRFAARAGAVDGADGFEGFELLKPTDDREQWLVITRWRDEASFQAWVSSPGFAEGHRSAAERAGGDAPRPVSTHSEVWNYEIAGGSTPGA comes from the coding sequence GTGACCACGATCAAGATCAACGCCATCACCGTCCCTGCCGGCTCCGGCGACGAGCTCGCCCACCGCTTCGCCGCCCGCGCGGGCGCCGTCGACGGCGCCGACGGCTTCGAGGGCTTCGAGCTGCTCAAGCCCACCGACGACCGCGAGCAGTGGCTGGTGATCACTCGCTGGCGCGACGAGGCGTCGTTCCAGGCCTGGGTGAGCTCCCCCGGCTTCGCCGAGGGGCACCGCTCGGCCGCCGAGCGTGCCGGTGGCGACGCGCCGCGCCCGGTCTCGACCCACAGCGAGGTGTGGAACTACGAGATCGCCGGCGGCTCGACGCCCGGCGCCTGA
- a CDS encoding histidine phosphatase family protein yields MSEGRTLVLLRHGRTPWNHSGRIQGHADVELDDHGVAQAARTAPVLAALQPALIWSSDLLRARLTAAPLAEACGLPVTTDARLREFGFGPYEGLTHAALGASDPASHAAMRRGDYDQVTHAEPTDVVRARMLAVLTDLRDALSPGETGIAVSHGAAVRLATAAVLGWPDEQFRTLRGLDNCGWVVLHEHPADGVLRLAAYNRTVS; encoded by the coding sequence GTGAGCGAGGGCCGCACCCTCGTCCTGCTGCGCCACGGTCGCACCCCCTGGAACCACTCCGGTCGGATCCAGGGCCACGCGGACGTCGAGCTCGACGACCACGGCGTCGCGCAGGCCGCCCGTACGGCGCCCGTCCTCGCCGCCCTGCAGCCGGCGCTGATCTGGTCCTCCGACCTGCTGCGGGCCCGGCTGACCGCCGCCCCGCTCGCCGAGGCGTGCGGCCTGCCGGTGACCACCGACGCCCGGCTGCGCGAGTTCGGCTTCGGCCCCTACGAGGGGCTGACCCACGCCGCACTCGGGGCCAGCGACCCCGCCAGCCACGCCGCGATGCGCCGCGGCGACTACGACCAGGTCACCCACGCCGAGCCGACCGACGTCGTCCGCGCCCGGATGCTCGCCGTGCTCACCGACCTGCGCGACGCGCTGTCGCCGGGGGAGACCGGGATCGCCGTCAGCCACGGTGCCGCCGTACGGCTGGCGACGGCCGCGGTCCTCGGCTGGCCCGACGAGCAGTTCCGCACCCTGCGCGGCCTCGACAACTGCGGCTGGGTGGTCCTGCACGAGCACCCGGCCGACGGCGTGCTCCGGCTCGCGGCCTACAACCGCACCGTCTCCTGA
- the rsfS gene encoding ribosome silencing factor, whose protein sequence is MTATDHAIELVHAAARAASDKLATQIIAFDVSEQLAITDAFVLASASNDRQVKAIVDEVEDKLREIGSKPIRREGERDGRWVLIDYGEIVVHVQHEEERQFYALERLWRDCPAIALPADVTSDER, encoded by the coding sequence ATGACAGCCACCGACCACGCCATCGAGCTCGTCCACGCCGCCGCCCGCGCGGCCAGCGACAAGCTCGCCACGCAGATCATCGCCTTCGACGTCAGCGAGCAGCTCGCCATCACCGATGCCTTCGTGCTGGCCTCGGCCAGCAACGACCGCCAGGTGAAGGCGATCGTCGACGAGGTCGAGGACAAGCTGCGCGAGATCGGCTCCAAGCCCATCCGCCGCGAGGGCGAGCGCGACGGCCGCTGGGTGCTCATCGACTACGGCGAGATCGTCGTCCACGTGCAGCACGAGGAGGAGCGCCAGTTCTACGCCCTCGAGCGGCTCTGGCGCGACTGCCCCGCCATCGCGCTGCCCGCCGACGTCACCTCCGACGAGCGGTGA
- the nadD gene encoding nicotinate-nucleotide adenylyltransferase has protein sequence MGGTFDPIHHGHLVAASEVQAWFDLDEVVFVPTGRPWQKLDRPGGEVSQAEHRYLMTVVATAANPRFQVSRVDIDREGPTYTIDTLQDLAAQHPDADLFFITGADALAEIFSWRDAGRLFELAHFVGCTRPGADLPATTVEAIPHDRVTLLEVPALAISSTDCRERQRTGRPVWYLVPDGVVQYIHKHRLYTEAPS, from the coding sequence ATGGGCGGCACGTTCGACCCCATCCACCACGGCCACCTCGTGGCCGCCTCCGAGGTGCAGGCCTGGTTCGACCTCGACGAGGTCGTCTTCGTGCCGACCGGTCGGCCCTGGCAGAAGCTCGACCGCCCCGGCGGAGAGGTCTCGCAGGCCGAGCACCGCTACCTGATGACGGTCGTCGCCACCGCGGCCAACCCCCGCTTCCAGGTCTCGCGCGTCGACATCGACCGCGAGGGGCCGACGTACACGATCGACACGCTGCAGGACCTCGCGGCGCAGCACCCCGACGCCGACCTGTTCTTCATCACCGGCGCCGACGCCCTCGCCGAGATCTTCAGCTGGCGCGACGCCGGCCGGCTCTTCGAGCTCGCCCACTTCGTCGGCTGCACCCGCCCGGGGGCCGACCTGCCCGCGACGACCGTCGAGGCCATCCCGCACGACCGGGTCACCCTCCTCGAGGTGCCGGCCCTGGCCATCAGCTCGACCGACTGCCGCGAGCGGCAGCGCACCGGACGTCCCGTCTGGTACCTCGTCCCCGACGGTGTGGTCCAGTACATCCACAAGCACCGCCTCTACACGGAAGCCCCCTCATGA
- a CDS encoding VTT domain-containing protein, translating into MLLLWLTMFGLSIASALLPFLPMEAIIVGGAAAEPGVPAAISLGIAAGAGATIGKIVWYELARRGSSSEWAQKKLSSPKIQAGYERWTSRMEGRPVYAGAVMFVAASVGIPPLLLMAAVAGVLKMPMWVFVPTVFVGRSIRFGLLFLGVNAFLPAFLHF; encoded by the coding sequence GTGCTCCTGCTCTGGCTGACCATGTTCGGGCTCAGCATCGCCTCCGCGCTGCTCCCGTTCCTGCCGATGGAGGCGATCATCGTGGGCGGGGCGGCGGCCGAGCCCGGCGTGCCCGCCGCGATCTCCCTCGGCATCGCGGCCGGCGCGGGCGCCACCATCGGCAAGATCGTCTGGTACGAGCTCGCGCGTCGCGGGTCGAGCTCGGAGTGGGCGCAGAAGAAGCTCTCCTCTCCCAAGATCCAGGCCGGTTACGAGCGCTGGACGAGCCGGATGGAGGGGCGCCCGGTGTACGCCGGCGCCGTCATGTTCGTGGCCGCGTCGGTCGGGATCCCGCCGCTGCTGCTGATGGCCGCCGTGGCCGGCGTGCTCAAGATGCCGATGTGGGTCTTCGTCCCCACCGTCTTCGTCGGACGCTCGATCAGGTTCGGGCTGCTCTTCCTGGGCGTCAACGCGTTCCTGCCCGCTTTCCTGCACTTCTGA
- a CDS encoding CDP-alcohol phosphatidyltransferase family protein codes for MPDATRATHADPAVERLWTGATVITFVRTIASFALCLVGLWHEELTWLVVGLGVYWVGDMADGAYARLRDCETRIGGVIDMLCDRLNCAAFYLCFAALEHEMILPVAVYLFEFLVIDFFLSLAFLAWPIRSPNYFYEVDERIYRWNWSKPAKAVNSSLFAVLLLVTGWWWLGLAIAIGLVVLKCVSLRWLLQLGLPVPARVVQPAG; via the coding sequence GTGCCTGACGCGACCCGCGCCACCCACGCCGACCCGGCCGTGGAGCGTCTCTGGACCGGGGCCACCGTCATCACGTTCGTGCGCACGATCGCGTCGTTCGCGTTGTGCCTGGTGGGGCTGTGGCACGAGGAGCTGACCTGGCTCGTCGTCGGCCTCGGCGTCTACTGGGTCGGCGACATGGCCGACGGCGCCTACGCCCGGCTGCGCGACTGCGAGACCCGCATCGGCGGGGTCATCGACATGCTCTGCGACCGGCTCAACTGCGCGGCGTTCTACCTGTGCTTCGCGGCCCTCGAGCACGAGATGATCCTGCCCGTCGCGGTCTACCTCTTCGAGTTCCTGGTCATCGACTTCTTCCTCTCCCTGGCCTTCCTGGCCTGGCCGATCCGCAGCCCCAACTACTTCTACGAGGTCGACGAGCGCATCTACCGGTGGAACTGGTCGAAGCCGGCCAAGGCGGTCAACTCCTCGCTGTTCGCCGTGCTGCTGCTCGTGACCGGGTGGTGGTGGCTCGGCCTGGCGATCGCGATCGGTCTCGTCGTCCTCAAGTGCGTCTCGCTGCGCTGGCTGCTGCAGCTCGGGCTGCCCGTGCCCGCGCGCGTGGTGCAGCCGGCCGGGTAG
- a CDS encoding glutamate-5-semialdehyde dehydrogenase has product MSTDPATDVRDLALRAREASYELALATRAAKDAALHAMADALLGRRSEVLAANADDVARAEDGGTPANVVDRLRLDDDRLAAMAQGLRDVAALPDPVGEVVRGSTLANGLELRQVRVPFGVVGMIYEARPNVTADAAGICLKSGNAVLLRGSSSASASNTAIVAVLRDAIGSAGLPADAVLRVPADTRETVTALMRARGLVDVLIPRGGAGLIQSVVDGSTVPVIETGVGNCHVYVDAGADLDQALAVVLNAKTHRTSVCNAAESLLVHADLVDTFLPRVVTALQEAGVTVHGDDTVARLPGVERADDDDHAREYLSLDISAAVVPDLDAAVAHIRRFSSGHTEAILTRDQGAARRFVAAVDSAAVLVNASTRFTDGGELGFGAEIGISTQKLHARGPMGLPEMTSTKYVVTGDGHVR; this is encoded by the coding sequence GTGAGCACCGACCCCGCCACCGACGTGCGTGACCTCGCCCTGCGCGCCCGTGAGGCGTCGTACGAGCTGGCCCTGGCCACCCGCGCGGCCAAGGACGCGGCCCTGCACGCGATGGCCGACGCGCTGCTCGGGCGCCGCAGCGAGGTGCTCGCGGCCAACGCCGACGACGTGGCCCGCGCCGAGGACGGCGGTACGCCGGCCAACGTGGTCGACCGGCTCCGCCTCGACGACGACCGGCTCGCCGCCATGGCCCAGGGCCTGCGCGACGTGGCGGCGCTGCCCGACCCGGTCGGTGAGGTGGTGCGGGGGAGCACCCTGGCCAACGGGCTGGAGCTGCGCCAGGTGCGGGTGCCGTTCGGGGTGGTCGGGATGATCTACGAGGCGCGGCCCAACGTGACGGCCGACGCGGCGGGGATCTGCCTGAAGTCGGGCAACGCCGTGCTGCTGCGCGGGAGCAGCAGCGCGTCGGCCTCCAACACCGCGATCGTCGCCGTCCTGCGCGACGCGATCGGCAGCGCCGGGCTGCCGGCCGACGCCGTGCTGCGCGTGCCGGCGGACACCCGCGAGACGGTGACGGCGCTGATGCGGGCCCGCGGGCTGGTCGACGTGCTGATCCCACGCGGGGGAGCCGGGCTGATCCAGAGCGTCGTGGACGGGTCGACGGTGCCCGTGATCGAGACCGGCGTCGGCAACTGCCACGTCTACGTCGACGCCGGCGCCGACCTCGACCAGGCGCTCGCCGTGGTGCTCAACGCCAAGACCCACCGCACCAGCGTCTGCAACGCCGCGGAGTCGCTGCTGGTGCACGCCGACCTCGTCGACACGTTCCTGCCCCGCGTGGTCACGGCGTTGCAGGAGGCGGGGGTCACCGTCCACGGCGACGACACCGTCGCCCGCCTTCCCGGGGTCGAGCGGGCGGACGACGACGACCACGCGCGGGAGTACCTCTCCCTCGACATCTCCGCCGCCGTCGTACCCGACCTCGACGCGGCCGTCGCCCACATCCGCCGCTTCTCCAGCGGTCACACCGAGGCGATCCTGACGCGCGACCAGGGCGCCGCCCGACGCTTCGTGGCCGCCGTCGACAGCGCGGCGGTGCTGGTCAACGCCAGCACCCGCTTCACCGACGGCGGCGAGCTCGGGTTCGGGGCCGAGATCGGCATCAGCACCCAGAAGCTGCACGCGCGCGGACCGATGGGCCTGCCCGAGATGACCTCGACCAAGTACGTCGTCACCGGCGACGGACACGTGCGCTGA
- a CDS encoding sensor histidine kinase — MTREPPAPTRPVVLGALGPPSQGATRSASRTEVHTHPDHAWWSDYSTRAVLQLLTESVAEMVGFEAAVLCVLLGDDLVTVGYHGPEAMREFIFQTDPVSVLDPLVDQAETWGRFRFLATEDRQGALPGHWVSLSEHSGHPGQVTTDAWRTEDALVAFLRDDEGRLCGTLSVDSPLSGLRPDHAQRTLLERYAAHAERVVITAFERDALAFHVAHADAARRAVRSASVAAGGSLSEVLDRVHGPLVEGFSADATWIHVLAPDGAGSGALRRSDGPTPPSSAHLHQLAADLAPVLWQQQTVLVRGPGDLTSGLSDLAPPVAEAIDSMLEQAAGTVALVVPLGVGQECVGLLGLARGADRPAWTAVECELLLELGHDLGAALRTAQALERESAIVDELRRTDEYRSQMIATLSHELRTPLTIIRGNVEVLQDLEPGADVTPFHAALERSSRRMEDVVDDLLLLTRVSDPRHPLVRVPVDLAAVVHDVAATLTTAAAAKGLRLDVRAPDRPLLVAGDHVELDRMVANLVSNAVKYSDAGTTVGIELAPHGDDVTLVVADEGLGISAEDQTRIFQTFFRSTNPEAYRRPGTGLGLSIVSSVVTRHGGRVEVDSTLGRGTRFVVVLPRA, encoded by the coding sequence ATGACCCGAGAGCCGCCGGCGCCCACGCGCCCGGTCGTTCTCGGCGCGCTGGGGCCGCCGTCCCAGGGCGCGACCCGCAGCGCGAGCAGGACCGAGGTGCACACCCACCCCGACCACGCCTGGTGGTCGGACTACTCGACGCGCGCCGTCCTGCAGCTCCTCACCGAGTCGGTGGCCGAGATGGTCGGGTTCGAGGCGGCCGTGCTCTGCGTCCTCCTCGGCGACGACCTGGTCACCGTCGGCTACCACGGCCCGGAGGCCATGCGGGAGTTCATCTTCCAGACCGACCCGGTCTCGGTGCTCGACCCGCTGGTCGACCAGGCCGAGACCTGGGGGCGGTTCCGCTTCCTGGCCACCGAGGACCGCCAGGGCGCCCTGCCCGGCCACTGGGTCTCCCTGTCCGAGCACTCCGGGCACCCCGGGCAGGTCACGACCGACGCGTGGCGGACCGAGGACGCCCTGGTGGCGTTCCTGCGCGACGACGAGGGTCGCCTGTGCGGCACCTTGTCGGTGGACTCGCCGCTGTCGGGCCTGCGTCCCGACCACGCCCAGCGCACGCTGCTGGAGCGGTACGCCGCCCACGCCGAGCGGGTCGTGATCACCGCCTTCGAGCGCGACGCCCTGGCCTTCCACGTCGCGCACGCCGATGCCGCCCGCAGGGCCGTCAGGTCGGCGTCCGTGGCCGCCGGGGGCTCGTTGTCCGAGGTGCTCGACCGGGTGCACGGGCCGCTCGTCGAGGGCTTCTCCGCCGACGCGACCTGGATCCACGTGCTCGCGCCGGACGGCGCCGGCAGCGGTGCGCTGCGACGCTCCGACGGACCCACTCCCCCGTCGTCCGCCCACCTCCACCAGCTGGCCGCCGACCTGGCCCCCGTGCTGTGGCAGCAGCAGACGGTGCTGGTGCGCGGCCCCGGTGACCTGACCAGCGGCCTGAGCGACCTCGCCCCGCCGGTCGCGGAGGCGATCGACTCCATGCTCGAGCAGGCGGCGGGGACGGTCGCCCTCGTCGTCCCCCTGGGCGTCGGCCAGGAGTGCGTCGGGCTGCTCGGGCTGGCCCGTGGAGCCGACCGGCCGGCCTGGACCGCCGTCGAGTGCGAACTGCTCCTCGAGCTGGGCCACGACCTGGGCGCCGCCCTGCGCACCGCCCAGGCGCTCGAGCGCGAGTCGGCGATCGTCGACGAGCTGCGGCGCACCGACGAGTACCGCAGCCAGATGATCGCCACCCTCTCGCACGAGCTGCGTACCCCGTTGACGATCATCCGCGGCAACGTCGAGGTGCTGCAGGACCTCGAGCCCGGCGCCGACGTCACCCCGTTCCACGCCGCGCTCGAACGCAGCAGCCGGCGGATGGAGGACGTGGTGGACGACCTGCTGCTCCTCACCCGCGTCAGCGATCCCCGACATCCCCTCGTGCGCGTGCCGGTCGACCTGGCAGCGGTGGTGCACGACGTCGCCGCGACGCTCACCACCGCCGCGGCCGCCAAGGGCCTGCGGCTCGACGTCCGTGCGCCGGACCGTCCCCTGCTCGTGGCCGGCGACCACGTCGAGCTCGACCGGATGGTCGCCAACCTGGTCAGCAACGCGGTGAAGTACTCCGACGCCGGCACGACCGTCGGCATCGAGCTGGCTCCCCACGGCGACGACGTCACGCTCGTCGTCGCCGACGAGGGCCTCGGCATCTCCGCCGAGGACCAGACGAGGATCTTCCAGACGTTCTTCCGCAGCACCAACCCCGAGGCCTACCGCCGCCCCGGCACCGGCCTGGGGCTGTCGATCGTGTCCTCGGTCGTGACCCGCCACGGCGGCCGGGTCGAGGTCGACTCGACCCTGGGTCGCGGGACCCGGTTCGTCGTCGTGCTGCCCCGAGCCTGA